A stretch of Candidatus Bipolaricaulota bacterium DNA encodes these proteins:
- the murG gene encoding undecaprenyldiphospho-muramoylpentapeptide beta-N-acetylglucosaminyltransferase, whose amino-acid sequence MKILLSGGGTMGSVMPLIAIKDDLRSKEAEFLWLGTKNGPERRVVEKAGVKFQDISSAKLRRYFSWKTLAAPFLFAAGFFQSLLVILKFKPDLILTAGGFVCVPVAFAGFVLRKRIIVHQQDLTVGLANKLMAPLASIITVSLEILKKEFSEKKTIVIGNPVRKNIFSGSRDSAAERFGLENGLPVVLVLGGGTGSTAINNIINQTLPELVEFCQVIHVTGPGKNIDFKSQRYHSFEFLNEDLADAYAVADLVISRAGFGALTELSALGKPAILIPLPNKDQIKNSEYFLKHEAAEVLTERDLTVRKLKEEIKALIENDPERQKLSKNIGEILSKNANASYQAIIEKVTKTAQKH is encoded by the coding sequence TGGCTGGGCACGAAAAACGGGCCGGAAAGGCGAGTGGTGGAAAAAGCGGGCGTTAAGTTCCAAGACATAAGTTCGGCGAAATTGAGAAGATATTTCAGTTGGAAAACATTGGCCGCTCCTTTTCTTTTTGCGGCCGGATTTTTTCAAAGTTTGCTCGTCATATTGAAATTCAAGCCCGATCTTATTTTAACCGCCGGAGGTTTCGTCTGCGTGCCCGTGGCTTTCGCGGGATTTGTCTTGAGAAAAAGAATCATTGTTCATCAGCAGGATCTTACGGTCGGCCTGGCCAATAAATTAATGGCTCCTTTGGCTTCGATCATTACCGTCAGTTTGGAAATATTAAAAAAAGAATTTTCCGAGAAAAAAACGATTGTCATCGGCAATCCGGTTAGAAAAAATATTTTTTCAGGTTCAAGGGATTCCGCGGCCGAAAGGTTCGGTTTGGAAAATGGCTTGCCCGTCGTTTTGGTTCTCGGCGGCGGCACGGGGTCAACGGCGATCAACAACATCATCAATCAAACTTTGCCGGAATTGGTTGAATTTTGCCAAGTGATTCATGTCACCGGACCGGGTAAAAATATTGATTTCAAAAGTCAAAGATATCATTCTTTTGAATTTTTGAATGAAGATTTGGCTGACGCGTACGCGGTCGCGGACTTGGTCATTTCCAGAGCGGGTTTTGGAGCTTTGACGGAATTGTCCGCTTTGGGCAAGCCCGCGATTTTGATTCCTTTGCCCAATAAAGATCAGATCAAGAACTCCGAATATTTTTTAAAACATGAAGCGGCCGAGGTTTTGACCGAAAGAGATTTGACCGTCCGAAAATTGAAAGAAGAAATAAAGGCATTGATTGAAAATGACCCTGAGCGGCAAAAATTGTCAAAAAACATTGGCGAAATATTGTCCAAAAACGCCAATGCCTCATATCAAGCAATTATTGAAAAAGTGACTAAAACAGCCCAAAAGCATTGA